One window of the Colias croceus chromosome 5, ilColCroc2.1 genome contains the following:
- the LOC123691807 gene encoding teneurin-m isoform X3: protein MNGLDRCFFDQRESQLNGDDCGYSYISLGRLHPYGSGSGSSSGSGRRARRGLSESPTPTTPTSASDNASDATLTDSELPLARDSTLLVQNGMLRSTYDRPDHERCLLEGSRPPPDVPPRNPTMSRLNGRITGNPADLGDFEPSCLVRTPSGNFYVPSGELNTWDIQKNPSMDYKSNSSCSSPGKQEKGTLERMDRSDRHPAFGAPVPVLPVRNNLRATHFPPAASRFHFRKGLSSRCSWKCTAIVFIVLFVLLLSIASYMSASYFTDNWSYENAKPCSVIVGDVDKFQASKATTLESSNKSLPRPHQSSTSSATVRVPTVGDSNEIPTVKITPIDLEPTAPTNFNKPVTIDGTKSTKDMNSEDWGGSCECSCPVCEDNITGDDLYDDDAQKTTPVNTDSTGTTDSSGQTETDEFKENTMPGSTESDYSTSTEYLNATESVQFSSTTDSTSTDETTDFPTSTESISTTEAPVQCVCPKVKPPPILILEGARTFPAQSFPPDGTTFKQITLGEKLSKEIPPYSYWNMQFYQSEASYVKFDYMIPRGASIGVYARRNALPTHTQYHFLEVLSGFKARTTRASHPSIKKEVTHYMEQGHWFLSLYNDDGDPQEISFIAIIADDMTHNCPNGCSGKGECLMGHCQCQPGFGGDDCSESVCPVLCSQRGEYINGECQCNPGWKGKECSLRHDECEVPDCNGHGHCVNGKCSCVRGYKGKFCAEVDCPHPTCSGHGFCIDGACVCKKGWKGGDCATMDTDALQCLPDCSGHGAFDVETQTCTCHARWSGEDCSKEVCDLDCGPHGRCVGEACVCDPGWSGEYCTSKLCDPRCSDHGQCKNGTCLCVSGWNGRHCTLEGCPRGCAGHGQCRVANDGHWECKCFDGWDGPDCTTLKEQICDDSKDNDKDGLVDCEDPECCQTAACKTSQLCVSSPKPTDILLRKQPPAITASFFERMKFLIDEGSLQNYAKQETFNESMFWNHFNTSRSAVIRGRVVTSLGSGLVGVRVSTSTPLEGFTLTREDGWFDLLVNGGGAVTLHFGRAPFKRSTQVVFVPWNEVVIIDEVVMTTSDEKSGTGPPAACLAHDYDLMKPVVLATWKHGFQGACPDKSAILAESQVVQESLQIPGTGLNLVYHSSRAAGYLSTIQLQLTPEKVPPTLALIHLRITIEGILFEKTFEADPVIKFTYPWNRLNVYRQRVYGVTTALVKVGYQYTDCKDIIWNVQTTKLSGHDMSISDVGGWNLDIHHRYNFHEGILQKGDGTNIYLKHKPRLLITALGDGRQRALSCGACPARLLAPGALAAAPDGSLFVGDFNLVRKLAPDGSVHTVVKLNATRVSYRYHMALSPLDGTLYISDPESHQIIKVRNTDDYSDPERNWETVVGSGERCLPGDEAHCGDGALARDAKLAYPKGVAVSIDNVLFFADGTNIRMVDRDGIITTVIGNHMHRAHWKPIPCEGTLSVEEVHLRWPTELAINPLDNSLHIIDDHMILQMAPDGRVKVIAGRPLHCPSPLSGYDMELATYATLVMPQSIAFGAAGDLYVAESDSQRINRVRLITTDGKISLYAGAESKCNCLERGCDCFEADHFLASNSKFNTISAVAVSPDGIVHIADQANYRIRSVMASIPDASGAREYEIYSPDTQEIYIFNRFGQHIMTKNILTGENNYVFTYTVNTSNGKLSTVTDAAGNKVFLLRDYSSLVNSIENTKGQKCRLKMSRMKMLQELRTPDNFNVTFDYHGTTGLLKAKYDSTGRSYIYKYDEFGRLTSAVTPTGRIITLTFDLSLKGATVLVSENNKKPTSILIKGSSVNTRIGEAEKKTIISTDGSISSSMPWGHVISTDTVPYTILSEIDPILGESYPVPAKQRTEVGGDLANRFEWRYFLRRLQSNKGKSSKAVAQIGRKLRVNGENLLTLEYDRDTSTVAIFMDDKVELLNVTYDRMARPVRWGPRSGLFSEVELDYDRFNRLTSWRWGDLNETYGYDRAGRLHEIRYGDGSSLAYSFRDMFTSLPLKVTTPRGSDYLLDYDDSGALQNLTTPRGHIHTFALMTSLGYFKYQYFSPMNRHPYEILYNDDGHILAKIFPHQSGKILYVYDSSGKLETVLAGASAIRYVYHENSHLVKNVEITDPDYELRQDYKYHAGILKDEKMKFNSKSGLNNAHFKYQYDGNARLSTIDMNINSKEMPQLRLKYNQNLGILEAVSDLRIYRNTFNRSVMQDTSKQYFTITDYDDHGRIKTVLMNIKAFDVFRLELEYDVRNRIKSKKMMIGDTSSNERISYNYDGHLMEVVGSEDDWKYVYDENGNVIGVIEHGEKRYLGYDIGDRVVQYGDIEFSSYDGRGFVIRRAEQKYRYNSRGQFIHAFERDKFQVWYYYDARNRLVAWKDDKENITQFFYTNPQTPNLITHMHHPKTEKTVRFLYDQRNFLTCIETEDQRFYVATDHNGSPLVVFDINGEIVKEIKRSPFGKIVKDTNPGLYVPVDFQGGILDYNTNLIYLENRLYDPVVGQWMTPSWEHLATKLSLPTDIFIYRFRNNDPINRDQNVPYMTSLSSWLALYGYDLNKMMGSKYITDMIFTPKTSVTAPQLAPDFGVMSGLQCIIEKVNDKLADIEFVPTPLLKMEPITRNLLPRVSYKRGVFGEGVLISRVDGKAYISVADGANSVVEDVITTVFNNSYFLDVHFSIHDQDVFYFVKDNSLKIRDDMDELRRLSGKFNVSQDETNDQGLEVRVHAVGKGSAQAVIVLRYGVDPAQERVKLLKHAHKRAAARAWEREKALVAGGWEGSGVWSEEEKEELISHGVVDGWAARDVHSLARFPALADDPANIVFVRDARRKRRRSARARHRSALH, encoded by the exons GTTGTCTTCTAGAAGGGTCCCGACCCCCTCCCGATGTGCCCCCCCGCAACCCAACGATGTCTCGGCTAAACGGCCGCATCACTGGCAACCCAGCTGACTTGGGTGATTTTGAACCCTCGTGTCTTGTACGCACTCCTTCGGGAAACTTCTACGTGCCTTCAGGTGAACTGAACACGT GGGACATACAAAAGAATCCGTCTATGGACTATAAATCAAATTCGTCGTGTAGCAGTCCAGGTAAACAAGAAAAGGGAACGCTAGAAAGAATGGATCGTAGTGACAGACATCCAGCGTTCGGGGCGCCTGTCCCCGTGCTTCCCGTGAGGAACAACCTCCGCGCCACGCACTTCCCTCCAGCGGCCTCGAGGTTCCACTTCAGAAAAGGCCTATCTTCAAGATGTTCTTGGAAGTGTACTGCGATAGTGTTTATAGTGCTATTTGTTCTATTATTGTCTATTGCTTCTTATATGTCAG CTTCATATTTTACGGATAACTGGTCGTATGAAAATGCGAAACCATGTTCCGTAATCGTTGGAGACGTGGACAAATTCCAAGCGTCAAAAGCGACGACGCTTGAATCCAGTAATAAATCATTACCACGACCGCACCAGAGCTCGACGTCGTCAGCTACAG TAAGAGTACCTACTGTTGGCGATTCCAACGAAATTCCCACTGTTAAAATAACACCGATCGATTTAGAACCAACAGCGCCTACAAACTTTAATAAACCTGTCACAATTGATGGAACTAAATCGACAAAAGATATGAATTCAGAAGATTGGGGCGGTAGTTGTGAGTGTTCTTGCCCCGTGTGTGAAGACAATATCACAGGTGATGATTTATATGATGATGATGCACAAAAAACTACTCCTGTTAATACAGACAGTACAGGAACTACAGATTCTTCTGGTCAAACTGAAACCGatgaatttaaagaaaatactaTGCCTGGTTCTACTGAAAGTGACTATAGTACATCAACAGAGTATCTTAATGCAACTGAATCAGTTCAGTTTTCATCTACAACCGATTCGACATCAACAGATGAGACTACAGATTTTCCAACAAGTACAGAAAGTATTTCTACAACGGAAGCACCGGTACAATGCGTATGTCCAAAAGTAAAGCCTCCACCAATCCTAATATTGGAAG GTGCGCGAACATTCCCAGCGCAGTCTTTTCCGCCAGACGGGActacgttcaaacaaataactttaggtgaaaaattatcaaaagaaaTCCCTCCATATAGCTATTGGAACATGCAGTTCTATCAGTCAGAAGCCTCTTACGTGAAATTCGACTACATGATACCGAGAGGGGCTTCGATAGGCGTGTACGCGAGACGAAACGCTCTACCCACACATACACAGTATCACTTTTTGGAAGTTCTAAGCGGATTTAAGGCTAGAACTACGAGAGCCTCGCAC CCGTCCATTAAGAAGGAAGTGACGCATTACATGGAGCAAGGCCACTGGTTCCTGTCTCTGTACAACGACGACGGCGACCCGCAAGAGATCTCCTTCATAGCGATAATTGCAGATGATATGACGCACAACTGTCCGAATGGCTGCTCTGGGAAGGGAGAATGTTTGATGGGACACTGCCAATGTCAGCCTGGCTTTGGAGGAGACGATTGTAGTGAAA GTGTTTGTCCAGTGCTATGTAGTCAGCGAGGCGAGTACATCAACGGCGAGTGTCAGTGCAACCCGGGCTGGAAGGGCAAGGAGTGCTCGCTGCGGCACGACGAGTGTGAAGTGCCCGATTGTAACGGACATGGGCACTGTGTGAACGGAAAGTGCTCTTGTGTTAGGGGGTATAAAG GAAAGTTCTGTGCTGAGGTAGACTGTCCGCACCCCACATGCTCGGGGCACGGGTTCTGCATCGACGGTGCCTGCGTGTGCAAGAAGGGCTGGAAGGGCGGAGACTGCGCCACTATGGACACTGACGCTCTACAGTGCTTGCCTGATTGTTCTGGACATGGGGCCTTTGATGTGGAAACGCAGACTTGTACCTGCCATGCGAGATGGTCTGGAGAGGATTGTTCTAAAG AGGTGTGCGATCTTGACTGCGGTCCTCACGGGCGCTGTGTGGGCGAAGCTTGCGTGTGTGACCCCGGCTGGAGCGGCGAGTATTGTACCTCAAAGCTCTGCGATCCTCGCTGTAGTGACCACGGACAATGCAAGAATGGCACTTGTCTCTGCGTCTCTGGTTGGAATGGCCGACATTGTACCCTCGAAGGGTGTCCTAGAGGTTGTGCCGGCCATGGACAGTGCAGAGTGGCGAATGATGGCCATTGGGAGTGCAAATGTTTTGACGGCTGGGATGGCCCAGATTGTACCACGCTGAAGGAACAGATCTGTGACGATTCTAAGGATAATGATAAag ACGGCCTAGTGGACTGCGAAGACCCGGAATGCTGTCAAACAGCGGCCTGCAAGACTAGTCAGCTCTGCGTGTCCTCTCCCAAACCCACTGACATTCTCCTCCGAAAGCAACCGCCAGCTATCACTGCGTCATTCTTCGAACGAATGAAGTTCCTCATAGATGAGGGTAGTTTGCAAAACTACGCGAAACAAGAAACGTTTAACGAAAG TATGTTTTGGAACCACTTCAACACGAG TCGGTCAGCGGTAATCCGTGGTCGTGTGGTAACCTCCCTGGGGTCAGGGCTTGTGGGGGTGAGGGTCTCGACTTCCACCCCCCTGGAAGGTTTCACCCTCACACGGGAAGATGGCTGGTTCGACCTGCTGGTCAatgggggaggagctgtgactCTGCACTTTGGCAGGGCACCTTTCAAACGGTCTACGCAGGTCGTCTTCGTGCCCTGGAATGAG GTGGTAATAATCGACGAAGTAGTGATGACAACATCAGACGAAAAAAGCGGTACAGGTCCACCCGCGGCCTGCCTCGCGCATGACTACGATCTGATGAAGCCGGTTGTTCTTGCTACATGGAAGCATGGCTTCCAGGGCGCTTGTCCCGATAAAAGTGCTATTTTAGCTGAATCTCAG GTGGTCCAAGAGAGCCTACAAATCCCAGGAACAGGTCTAAACCTCGTCTACCACAGTTCACGAGCAGCCGGCTACTTATCCACTATCCAGCTCCAACTGACCCCTGAAAAAGTGCCCCCAACCCTTGCCCTTATACACTTAAGGATCACTATCGAAGGAATCCTCTTTGAGAAAACCTTTGAAGCAGACCCAGTTATCAAATTCACATACCCCTGGAATAGACTGAATGTATATAGACAGAGAGTGTATGGAGTAACTACCGCTTTAGTTAAAGTCGGTTATCAATACACGGATTGTAAGGATATCATTTGGAACGTACAGACGACCAAATTGAGCGGACATGATATGAGCATTTCTGATGTGGGTGGTTGGAATTTGGATATTCATCACAGATACAATTTCCATGAAG GTATCCTCCAAAAAGGCGACGGCACGAACATCTACCTGAAACACAAGCCCCGTCTCCTCATCACGGCACTCGGCGACGGGCGCCAGCGGGCACTCAGCTGCGGCGCCTGTCCCGCCAGACTGCTGGCGCCGGGGGCGCTGGCTGCGGCACCTGATGGGAGCCTGTTCGTTGGGGACTTCAACTTGGTGCGGAAATTGGCACCCGATGGCAGTGTGCACACTGTTGTCAAGCTTAA TGCGACCAGAGTATCGTACCGCTACCACATGGCTCTGTCCCCACTCGACGGCACGCTCTACATTTCGGACCCAGAATCCCATCAGATCATCAAAGTCCGCAACACAGATGACTATAGCGACCCTGAAAGAAACTGGGAAACCGTCGTTGGATCTGGTGAAAGATGTCTCCCTGGTGATGAAGCGCATTGTGGTGATGGAGCCCTAGCCAGAGACGCTAAACTAGCTTACCCTAAAGGTGTAGCTGTTTCCATAGACAATGTTCTATTCTTCGCTGATGGCACTAACATCAGAATGGTCGACAGAGATGGAATTATCACAACTGTGATCGGAAACCACATGCACAGAGCCCACTGGAAACCAATACCTTGTGAAGGCACGCTCAGTGTTGAAGAAGTGCACTTAAGATGGCCGACGGAATTGGCAATTAATCCTTTAGATAATAGCTTACATATTATTGACGATCATATGATTCTGCAAATGGCTCCAGATGGCAGAGTTAAAGTGATCGCTGGAAGACCGTTACACTGCCCGTCGCCATTATCTGGATATGATATGGAACTAGCGACATATGCAACTCTTGTAATGCCGCAAAGTATTGCGTTTGGAGCCGCTGGTGATTTGTATGTCGCTGAAAGTGATTCCCAAAGAATTAACAGAGTTAGATTGATAACAACTGATGGTAAGATATCTCTGTATGCTGGTGCCGAATCGAAGTGTAACTGTCTAGAAAGAGGCTGTGATTGCTTCGAAGCCGATCACTTCCTGGCTTCCAACTCCAAGTTTAACACGATCTCTGCAGTCGCGGTCAGTCCAGATGGTATCGTTCATATTGCTGACCAAGCTAACTATAGAATTCGATCTGTAATGGCCAGTATTCCTGACGCAAGTGGTGCTAGGGAGTACGAAATATATTCCCCAGACACGCAAGAAATTTACATCTTCAATAGATTCGGCCAACACATTATGACTAAGAACATTCTGACTGGAGAAAACAACTACGTATTTACATACACAGTCAATACAAGCAATGGTAAACTCAGTACTGTAACGGACGCCGCTGGGAACAAAGTTTTCTTACTACGCGACTATTCGAGCCTCGTTAACTCTATTGAAAATACTAAAGGCCAGAAATGCAGACTCAAAATGTCAAGAATGAAAATGCTGCAGGAGTTACGAACACCTGATAATTTCAATGTGACATTCGATTACCACGGCACTACAGGATTACTCAAAGCTAAATATGACAGCACTGGGCGCagttacatttacaaatacgaTGAATTCGGTAGATTAACATCAGCTGTAACGCCTACAGGAAGAATAATTACGTTAACATTCGATTTAAGCTTGAAGGGAGCAACTGTCCTGGTCAGTGAAAACAATAAGAAACCAACATCCATCTTGATCAAAGGCTCCTCTGTCAATACGAGAATAGGAGAAGCTGAGAAGAAGACAATAATTTCTACAGACGGTAGCATTTCATCAAGTATGCCTTGGGGTCATGTGATATCAACCGATACAGTTCCATATACAATACTATCAGAAATCGACCCCATATTAGGAGAAAGCTATCCCGTACCAGCTAAACAAAGAACTGAAGTAGGCGGTGACTTGGCAAACAGATTCGAATGGAGATATTTCTTGCGAAGGTTACAGTCAAACAAAGGAAAGAGTAGCAAAGCAGTCGCTCAAATCGGTCGAAAGTTGAGAGTTAACGGAGAAAATCTGCTTACGCTTGAATATGATAGGGACACTTCAACGGTGGCTATATTTATGGACGATAAAGTAGAATTGTTGAACGTCACATATGACAGGATGGCCAGGCCAGTGCGTTGGGGACCGAGAAGCGGTTTATTCTCGGAAGTAGAACTAGACTACGATAGATTCAACAGACTAACCAGTTGGAGATGGGGAGATCTAAATGAAACATATGGGTACGACAGAGCAGGCAGATTGCACGAAATACGTTATGGAGACGGTTCATCTTTGGCTTATTCCTTCCGAGATATGTTTACAAGTCTACCGCTTAAAGTTACGACACCAAGAGGCAGTGATTATCTCCTTGATTATGACGATTCTGGTGCCCTGCAAAACCTCACCACACCTCGAGGGCACATTCATACCTTTGCATTGATGACATCACTTGGCTACTTCAAATATCAATACTTCTCACCAATGAACAGGCATCCATACGAAATTCTATACAACGACGATGGACACATATTGGCAAAGATATTCCCGCATCAATCTGGTAAAATCCTCTACGTCTACGACAGTTCTGGAAAATTAGAAACGGTATTGGCTGGCGCATCTGCTATACGCTATGTGTATCATGAAAACAGTCATCTAGTCAAGAATGTTGAAATAACCGACCCAGATTATGAACTTAGACAAGATTACAAATATCACGCTGGTATTCTGAAAGACGAAAAGATGAAATTCAACTCAAAGAGCGGTCTCAACAATGCCCATTTCAAATACCAGTACGATGGCAACGCGCGACTTTCCACAATTGACATGAACATCAACAGTAAAGAAATGCCACAACTGCGACTGAAATATAACCAGAACTTGGGTATTCTCGAAGCTGTCAGTGATTTAAGAATCTATAGGAATACCTTCAACCGTTCTGTGATGCAAGACACGAGCAAACAATACTTTACGATCACCGACTACGACGATCACGGTAGAATTAAGACCGTGCTCATGAATATAAAGGCTTTCGACGTGTTCCGACTTGAATTGGAATATGACGTCAGAAACCgtattaaatctaaaaagaTGATGATTGGCGATACTTCATCTAACGAACGAATTAGTTACAACTACGATGGACATTTAATGGAAGTTGTGGGATCAGAAGACGATTGGAAATACGTCTATGATGAGAATGGCAATGTTATTGGTGTTATTGAGCATGGAGAGAAACGTTATCTCGGCTATGATATTGGTGACAGAGTAGTACAATACGGCGATATTGAATTCAGTAGCTATGACGGTAGAGGCTTTGTTATACGTCGCGCTGAACAAAAATACAGGTACAATTCTCGAGGACAATTCATACACGCCTTCGAAAGGGATAAGTTCCAAGTGTGGTACTATTATGACGCTAGAAATAGACTAGTCGCTTGGAAGGACGATAAGGAAAACATCACGCAGTTCTTCTACACCAATCCTCAAACGCCGAACTTGATAACTCATATGCACCATCCGAAAACAGAAAAGACAGTACGATTCTTGTATGATCAACGCAACTTCCTCACGTGTATTGAAACTGAAGACCAGCGCTTCTACGTCGCAACTGACCACAACGGTTCTCCTCTGGTCGTGTTTGATATTAACGGTGAAATCGTTAAGGAAATCAAGCGTAGCCCATTTGGAAAAATTGTCAAGGACACCAATCCTGGCCTCTATGTACCTGTGGACTTCCAAGGTGGCATTTTAGATTACAATACCAATCTGATATACCTTGAGAACCGTTTATACGATCCGGTCGTAGGACAATGGATGACACCGAGCTGGGAACACCTTGCTACTAAACTGAGTCTTCCAACGGACATATTTATCTACAGATTTAGGAACAACGACCCCATTAATCGAGACCAGAATGTTCCGTATATGACCAGTTTGTCAAGTTGGCTTGCACTATACGGCTACGATTTGAACAAAATGATGGGATCCAAATACATAACTGATATGATCTTTACGCCGAAGACGTCTGTAACTGCTCCTCAACTTGCTCCAGACTTCGGTGTTATGTCTGGATTGCAGTGTATCATTGAAAAG gtaAATGATAAACTGGCAGATATCGAATTTGTACCTACACCATTATTGAAGATGGAGCCCATAACAAGAAATCTTCTGCCAAGAGTTTCCTACAAGCGAGGAGTGTTTGGTGAAGGAGTTCTTATCTCAAGAGTAGACGGCAAAGCTTACATCAGTGTAGCTGATGGAGCTAACAGCGTTGTGGAAGATGTTATTACCACCGTCTTCAATAACTCCTACTTCTTGGACGTACACTTCAGTATCCACGATCAGGACGTTTTCTACTTCGTGAAGGACAATTCATTGAAGATTAGAGACGATATGGATGAATTACGACGACTTTCCGGCAAGTTTAATGTATCACAAGATGAGACTAATGACCAAGGATTAGAG GTACGCGTGCATGCAGTGGGCAAGGGCTCAGCGCAGGCTGTGATAGTGCTGCGGTACGGCGTGGACCCGGCACAGGAGCGCGTGAAGCTGCTGAAGCACGCGCACAAGCGGGCGGCGGCGCGCGCGTGGGAGCGGGAGAAGGCGCTGGTGGCGGGCGGGTGGGAGGGGAGCGGCGTGTGGAGCGAGGAGGAGAAGGAGGAGCTCATCTCGCACGGCGTCGTGGACGGCTGGGCCGCGCGCGACGTGCACTCGCTGGCCAGGTTCCCCGCGCTGGCCGACGACCCCGCCAACATCGTGTTCGTGCGCGACGCGCGCCGCAAGCGCCGCCGGAGCGCCCGCGCGCGGCACCGCTCTGCACTGCACTGA